The Panthera uncia isolate 11264 chromosome C2, Puncia_PCG_1.0, whole genome shotgun sequence genome contains a region encoding:
- the SUMO3 gene encoding small ubiquitin-related modifier 3, which translates to MSEEKPKEGVKTENDHINLKVAGQDGSVVQFKIKRHTPLSKLMKAYCERQGLSMRQIRFRFDGQPINETDTPAQLEMEDEDTIDVFQQQTGGSRDSRCR; encoded by the exons ATGTCCGAGGAAAAGCCCAAG GAGGGGGTGAAGACTGAGAACGACCACATCAACCTGAAAGTGGCCGGGCAGGATGGCTCCGTCGTCCAGTTCAAAATCAAGAGACACACGCCGCTGAGCAAGCTGATGAAGGCGTACTGCGAGAGGCAG ggCTTGTCAATGAGACAGATTAGATTCAGGTTTGACGGGCAGCCGATTAATGAAACAGACACCCCTGCGCAG CTGGAGATGGAGGACGAGGACACCATCGACGTGTTCCAGCAGCAGACGGGAGGCTCGCGGGACAGCCGCTGTCGCTAA